The Spirosoma foliorum genome has a window encoding:
- a CDS encoding Nramp family divalent metal transporter encodes MEATNTQTKNWRQESNENSLGDVHSSVHVPKGAGFFKTLRAYAGPGLMVAVGYMDPGNWATDIAGGARYGYRLLSVVLISNLFAILLQHLALKLGIATGRDLAQACRDHFSRPVGFGLWLLAEIAIAACDLAEVIGSAIALNLLFGLPLTIGVLITSLDVLLLLYLQNKGFQVLERIVASLIFLIVGCFGYELLVSQPNVGDVVAGLIPHTDVITNPGMLYIAIGILGATVMPHNLYLHSSIVQTRDFGRNDAGRQSAIKFATIDSTVSLFLAFFINAAILVLSAAAFHFSGNQQVADITDAHRLLDPILGVKLAGILFAVALLASGQNSTLTGTLAGQIVMEGFLNLRVKPWLRRLITRLVAIVPAFVVTILYGEHGTSELLVLSQVVLSLQLSFAVVPLVQFTCDKEKMGRFVNPGWLKTLSWAVAALIMGLNGYLLWDTLA; translated from the coding sequence ATGGAGGCAACTAATACACAAACGAAAAACTGGCGACAGGAGTCTAACGAAAACTCATTAGGGGATGTTCATAGCTCTGTTCATGTACCAAAGGGTGCAGGTTTTTTCAAAACATTGCGAGCCTATGCAGGACCTGGGCTGATGGTAGCCGTAGGCTATATGGACCCCGGTAACTGGGCTACCGATATTGCAGGAGGAGCCCGTTATGGGTATCGACTTTTGTCGGTTGTGCTGATCTCCAATCTGTTTGCCATTCTACTTCAACACCTGGCTCTCAAATTAGGCATTGCTACCGGTCGCGATCTGGCACAGGCTTGTCGCGATCATTTTAGCCGTCCGGTAGGTTTTGGCTTATGGTTGTTGGCCGAAATCGCCATTGCGGCCTGTGATCTGGCAGAGGTGATCGGTTCAGCCATTGCCCTCAATCTACTCTTTGGTCTTCCACTTACGATTGGTGTTCTGATTACCTCGCTGGACGTGTTGCTGCTGCTTTACTTACAGAATAAGGGGTTTCAAGTGCTCGAACGGATTGTTGCCAGCCTGATTTTCCTGATTGTTGGCTGCTTCGGTTATGAGTTGCTGGTTTCGCAGCCTAACGTTGGCGATGTTGTTGCCGGGCTGATACCGCATACTGATGTGATCACCAATCCAGGGATGCTCTACATTGCCATCGGGATTCTGGGGGCTACCGTCATGCCGCATAACCTTTATTTACACTCCAGTATTGTACAAACCCGCGATTTCGGGCGTAATGATGCGGGGCGACAATCGGCCATTAAATTCGCGACAATCGATTCGACGGTTTCGTTGTTTCTGGCTTTCTTTATCAACGCGGCCATCCTGGTTTTATCAGCCGCAGCGTTCCACTTCTCGGGCAACCAGCAGGTTGCCGACATTACTGATGCCCATCGGCTCCTCGACCCAATTCTAGGCGTTAAACTAGCGGGTATTCTGTTTGCCGTTGCGTTGTTAGCATCGGGTCAAAACTCAACCTTGACAGGTACACTGGCTGGTCAGATTGTGATGGAAGGCTTTCTGAATCTGCGAGTAAAACCTTGGCTACGCCGGTTAATTACCCGCTTAGTGGCGATTGTCCCTGCGTTTGTCGTCACGATTCTTTACGGCGAACATGGCACCAGCGAATTACTCGTACTGAGTCAGGTTGTGCTATCACTCCAACTCAGTTTTGCCGTAGTGCCTCTGGTACAATTCACCTGCGATAAAGAAAAAATGGGGCGCTTCGTTAATCCGGGTTGGCTAAAAACGTTGTCCTGGGCCGTAGCGGCTCTGATTATGGGATTGAATGGCTATTTACTCTGGGATACGTTAGCCTAG
- a CDS encoding glycosyltransferase family 39 protein: protein MVSVEKTDVKPLLYRNSQEKYGKLYPVKETSLLLPSLVLLIGCLLVTVLIRYRLIFFVSPDIGGIESNVIYSIQRYMAGYPLYANPEIAPYSITQYSPVYYRIVAAIGYLAGVEPDDTLGVYRLSRVVSLTANGFYAALLFGLGKRFCLTTKASMAIAITAFVLLPPQAYSRPDSLYILLVMATLYAVVRAIQAEQKKQELNWLAGTVGLAALAIATKQSGIVLPFAVVGYYAFVNGHCLKGLVLGGCIGLAGLLFLIGFMPEHDPILLYANIINGVNQGVDWSSFKINIVDHYFRTFSVHIAIGLPLCIWLIRQTKADYRWLGWSVLVLFGFSLSTSIKWGSALNYFTEYVALTGLVAAVWLNEQSFLVSKRGMGWPLLAFSAIFWAVVPNMTNFNWPLLMRSGALSETPYRQQKQIADYLRDSLNLKSTDAVFVTNYNYCYLNGLLYRNCLIPQQDMIAAVMYPRKKLDYSALDKQISQQGIRFLITRTGETATEFPGLTTAHYVLRRRFPQFDVYESR from the coding sequence ATGGTAAGTGTAGAAAAAACGGATGTAAAACCTTTACTGTATCGGAATAGCCAGGAGAAATATGGTAAACTTTATCCAGTAAAGGAGACGAGCCTACTGCTCCCCTCGTTGGTTTTACTGATAGGCTGTCTACTGGTAACGGTGCTAATTCGTTACCGATTGATTTTTTTTGTTAGTCCCGATATCGGTGGAATTGAAAGCAATGTAATCTATTCGATCCAGCGCTATATGGCGGGTTATCCGCTCTATGCAAACCCAGAAATAGCCCCGTATTCCATTACCCAGTATAGCCCTGTTTATTATCGGATTGTAGCTGCAATTGGTTACCTGGCAGGAGTAGAGCCTGATGATACATTGGGTGTTTATCGGTTAAGTCGGGTTGTCTCGCTCACGGCTAATGGGTTTTATGCAGCACTACTTTTTGGGTTGGGAAAGCGGTTTTGTCTTACAACAAAAGCAAGTATGGCCATTGCTATAACGGCGTTTGTGTTATTGCCTCCTCAAGCCTATTCCCGGCCCGATAGCCTTTATATTTTATTGGTTATGGCCACGTTATATGCGGTTGTGCGAGCTATTCAGGCAGAGCAAAAGAAACAGGAGCTTAACTGGTTGGCCGGTACTGTTGGACTAGCCGCGTTGGCTATTGCGACAAAACAATCGGGCATTGTTTTACCCTTTGCGGTGGTGGGCTATTATGCGTTCGTAAACGGCCACTGCTTGAAAGGGCTTGTTTTGGGTGGTTGTATCGGACTAGCTGGACTACTTTTCCTGATTGGTTTTATGCCTGAACATGACCCGATCCTATTATATGCAAACATTATTAACGGTGTGAATCAGGGCGTTGACTGGTCGTCATTCAAAATCAACATCGTTGACCATTATTTCCGGACATTTAGTGTACACATTGCCATTGGTTTACCGCTTTGTATTTGGCTCATACGGCAAACTAAAGCAGACTATCGCTGGCTTGGCTGGAGCGTATTGGTATTGTTCGGGTTTTCGTTGTCGACGAGTATAAAATGGGGTTCGGCGTTAAATTATTTCACGGAGTACGTGGCTTTAACAGGCTTAGTCGCAGCTGTCTGGCTAAATGAGCAAAGTTTCCTGGTAAGTAAGCGAGGGATGGGGTGGCCCTTGCTGGCATTTTCTGCGATATTCTGGGCGGTAGTCCCCAACATGACGAATTTCAACTGGCCCTTGCTCATGCGTTCAGGGGCACTTTCTGAAACACCTTATCGGCAACAAAAACAGATTGCTGATTACCTGAGAGATTCGCTTAACCTGAAGTCTACGGACGCTGTGTTTGTGACAAATTATAATTACTGCTACCTCAATGGGTTGCTTTATCGAAACTGCCTCATTCCTCAGCAAGACATGATTGCAGCCGTCATGTATCCTCGTAAAAAATTAGATTATTCGGCCTTGGATAAGCAAATCAGCCAACAAGGTATACGATTTTTGATTACACGTACTGGCGAGACTGCAACCGAGTTTCCGGGATTAACAACGGCGCACTATGTTCTCAGACGTAGATTCCCTCAGTTCGACGTGTATGAGTCGCGCTGA
- a CDS encoding RNA polymerase sigma factor — MATRPLPIYATDQNFYDALSRRDERAYQYLYAESFPSFRFWVQNNNGTEMDAEDAFQKGLLNFLLNIETGKYQLQAGTRITTVVFDYCKCVWLTELKSARFRTRASLPDTIDVIDTADVAKDLERMEVVNVVRQSLGQLKDECRKLIEWFYVEEVSLREIAERLNMKESSVKSKRYDCAEKLKGFYQKTANKNGL, encoded by the coding sequence ATGGCAACCCGACCACTACCCATTTACGCAACAGACCAGAATTTTTACGATGCCTTGAGTCGGCGCGATGAGCGGGCATATCAGTATTTATACGCTGAATCGTTCCCTTCCTTCCGCTTCTGGGTGCAGAACAACAATGGTACCGAAATGGACGCTGAAGACGCTTTCCAGAAAGGACTGCTCAACTTTTTACTCAACATAGAGACAGGAAAATATCAGCTTCAGGCTGGCACCCGTATCACTACGGTCGTCTTTGATTATTGCAAATGTGTCTGGCTTACCGAGCTAAAATCGGCCCGATTTCGCACCCGAGCCAGTTTGCCGGATACAATCGATGTAATTGACACCGCCGATGTAGCAAAGGATTTAGAACGAATGGAAGTTGTGAACGTGGTTCGACAGTCGTTAGGGCAGCTTAAAGACGAATGTCGAAAACTTATTGAATGGTTTTATGTCGAAGAAGTTTCACTGAGAGAAATTGCTGAACGACTTAATATGAAAGAGTCTTCGGTTAAATCGAAACGGTATGATTGTGCCGAAAAGCTGAAGGGATTTTATCAGAAAACGGCAAATAAGAACGGATTATGA
- a CDS encoding LamG domain-containing protein, with amino-acid sequence MSFTSAPDLTRWHHIVMTYSGRSARMYFDNVLLYQKDDLPATSIDKCPGGELKFGAQSQVLPQYFKGALDDIRIYKRVLSASEVETLYNQ; translated from the coding sequence TTGTCATTTACCAGTGCACCTGATTTAACTCGGTGGCATCATATTGTTATGACCTATAGTGGTCGATCTGCTCGCATGTATTTTGACAATGTGTTATTATATCAGAAAGATGACCTACCCGCAACCAGTATCGATAAATGTCCTGGGGGAGAGTTGAAATTTGGTGCTCAATCGCAGGTACTACCCCAGTATTTTAAGGGTGCACTCGATGATATTAGAATATACAAAAGGGTGCTGTCGGCCAGCGAAGTAGAAACGCTTTATAACCAGTAA
- a CDS encoding fibronectin type III domain-containing protein, giving the protein MNRLLVYISACFLVVSSGMLLLSCGNWDIPSRKSQRECIKPAGTLTAQIQQLKVDFSISGSSGTIDKVNWDFGNNSTTATTGLTVSNTYPASGTYTVKATLTNSCGNETVLQQVISVSNALSPNVTLQPVTDITTTSAAVRMTLTSTGNATITRYGICYSATNAVPEIGKENVTTIDRPSVLSISTPTSFTLTPLLPNTTYYVRSYAINSAVSTPGYSDVQTFRTGQNPVVAVNGTASVGTTTASVNFVVTNPGSPAAVEYGICYSSSSSTPDKNSSTVKVTSPTTGANVVVALTDLTPNKTYYYRSYAITASGEVIYGDVMTLTTQVDTVSQDLIASISFTDRSLLDASANNNDVKLVGNPTFVSDRKGKANAAISLNGTGDYFYMPYNSSLEPEALSISIWIKPTAVTDRMLIYNKSRFSDGAFEMYSSLIKPGDGGSGVTINTDIKQTGNCQPGRVGRHCHLPVHLI; this is encoded by the coding sequence TATAAGTGCGTGTTTTTTAGTTGTTAGTAGTGGAATGCTCTTGTTGAGTTGCGGGAACTGGGATATTCCCTCGCGCAAATCGCAGCGGGAGTGTATAAAACCTGCGGGTACCCTTACCGCTCAAATACAGCAATTGAAAGTCGATTTTTCAATTAGTGGTAGCAGCGGAACTATCGATAAAGTAAACTGGGATTTTGGGAACAACAGTACCACCGCAACGACCGGATTAACCGTTAGCAATACCTATCCAGCCTCAGGTACGTACACCGTTAAAGCCACGCTGACAAATTCGTGTGGCAACGAGACTGTACTTCAACAGGTAATTTCGGTGAGTAATGCATTGTCTCCTAACGTGACCTTACAGCCTGTTACCGATATTACTACAACGTCGGCAGCAGTGCGTATGACCCTAACGTCTACGGGTAATGCAACCATTACGCGCTATGGAATCTGTTATTCAGCAACTAATGCTGTTCCAGAAATCGGTAAGGAGAATGTAACTACAATCGATAGGCCGTCAGTCCTTTCGATTAGTACCCCAACTTCATTTACGCTGACACCTCTCTTACCGAATACGACTTATTACGTGCGTAGTTATGCCATTAATTCAGCGGTTTCAACGCCTGGCTATAGTGATGTTCAAACTTTCCGAACCGGGCAAAACCCAGTTGTTGCTGTTAATGGTACGGCGTCTGTAGGAACCACAACGGCATCCGTGAACTTTGTGGTGACGAATCCGGGAAGTCCGGCGGCTGTTGAGTATGGTATTTGCTACTCGTCGAGCAGTAGTACGCCTGATAAGAACTCATCGACCGTAAAGGTTACCAGTCCGACTACAGGCGCTAATGTAGTTGTGGCGCTTACCGATCTGACGCCCAACAAAACATATTACTACCGTTCCTATGCCATAACAGCTTCGGGCGAGGTTATTTATGGTGATGTAATGACCTTGACTACGCAGGTCGACACCGTTTCGCAGGATTTAATTGCTTCTATATCCTTTACTGATCGGTCATTACTGGATGCCAGTGCGAACAATAACGATGTCAAACTGGTAGGGAATCCAACATTCGTGTCTGATCGGAAAGGCAAAGCCAATGCTGCGATTTCGCTAAATGGTACGGGCGATTATTTCTATATGCCTTACAATAGCAGCCTTGAACCAGAAGCTCTGTCAATTAGTATCTGGATCAAGCCTACAGCGGTAACCGACAGGATGCTTATCTACAATAAATCCCGATTCAGCGATGGCGCTTTTGAGATGTATAGTTCCCTTATTAAGCCTGGTGATGGTGGTTCAGGAGTAACGATTAATACAGATATTAAACAAACTGGGAACTGCCAGCCAGGCAGGGTTGGCAGACATTGTCATTTACCAGTGCACCTGATTTAA